In Gemmatimonadota bacterium, a single window of DNA contains:
- a CDS encoding sulfatase, producing MANTPNLLVIHTDEQSCWTLSAYGGTLVETPHIDSLAKEGAILTNFMVNVAVCTPSRGVFLTGRYEHVHGAYRNNIPLNRDEITFAQALKDRGYDTGYAGKWHLDGPPRPGWVHPERTMGFDDAEYMFNRGHWKKIEDTDMGDVQPTVFNYKTMGDEKTYPTDWLTEKTNEFMTRDRENPFCFMLSIPDPHPPFTVRPPYDTMYDPAEMPLPDTRNEENQPSWVPNRQAPKDEILRKHMAQYCGMVKVIDDCVGRMLDALSEKGILDNTIIVFTSDHGEYLGEHGLMGKNQLYETAYRVPMLIRWPEKIPAGTRIDHLVGSVDFMPTILTLMGYEPCGREQGRDASALLRGEETEWDDICYIHHDANRAGVFTPNYELAYVKDHDAILFDRQNDSDQVNNLFNAPEHREMIATMTADLAAHHASINSPSAEWLQSL from the coding sequence ATGGCAAACACCCCCAATCTCCTCGTCATCCACACCGACGAACAAAGCTGCTGGACATTGAGCGCGTATGGCGGAACACTCGTCGAAACACCCCACATCGATTCCCTCGCAAAAGAAGGCGCGATCTTGACCAACTTCATGGTCAACGTCGCTGTATGCACCCCATCGCGAGGCGTATTCCTCACCGGGCGCTACGAACATGTACACGGCGCATATCGCAACAACATCCCCCTCAACCGCGATGAAATCACATTTGCACAAGCACTAAAAGATCGTGGATACGACACTGGCTACGCGGGCAAATGGCACCTGGACGGACCCCCGCGTCCCGGCTGGGTACACCCCGAACGCACAATGGGCTTTGACGACGCCGAATACATGTTCAATCGCGGACACTGGAAAAAAATCGAAGATACCGACATGGGCGATGTGCAGCCCACAGTGTTTAACTACAAAACCATGGGCGACGAAAAAACCTATCCAACGGACTGGCTAACCGAAAAAACCAACGAATTTATGACGCGAGATCGAGAAAACCCATTTTGTTTCATGCTCAGCATACCCGATCCCCATCCCCCATTCACCGTCCGCCCACCGTACGACACCATGTACGATCCCGCAGAAATGCCATTGCCCGACACGCGCAATGAAGAAAACCAGCCCAGTTGGGTACCCAACAGACAGGCTCCAAAAGACGAAATCCTGCGCAAACACATGGCCCAATACTGCGGCATGGTCAAAGTCATCGACGACTGCGTGGGCAGAATGCTCGATGCGCTAAGCGAAAAAGGGATCTTAGACAACACAATTATAGTCTTCACCTCTGACCACGGCGAATACCTCGGCGAACACGGATTAATGGGCAAAAATCAACTCTACGAAACGGCTTATCGCGTACCCATGTTAATCCGCTGGCCCGAGAAGATCCCGGCTGGCACGCGAATAGATCATCTGGTCGGCTCCGTCGATTTTATGCCCACCATCCTGACCCTCATGGGATATGAACCCTGCGGTCGCGAACAAGGACGGGATGCATCCGCACTCTTGCGCGGCGAAGAAACCGAATGGGACGACATCTGTTATATCCACCACGACGCCAACAGGGCTGGCGTATTCACCCCCAATTACGAACTCGCCTATGTGAAAGACCACGACGCCATCCTCTTTGATCGCCAAAACGATTCCGACCAGGTGAACAACCTGTTTAACGCCCCCGAGCATCGGGAAATGATCGCAACCATGACCGCCGACCTCGCCGCACATCACGCATCGATCAACTCGCCATCAGCAGAATGGTTGCAATCGCTGTAG
- a CDS encoding serine hydrolase yields the protein MSAATDLQSHGVTQNQIESLAGIMRQAVQQGQIAGGSFLVAHKGEIVFREAFGYADIESKRPFTTDELLPIASISKPFMASVVMALVEQGKVNLDDPVEKYLPEFKGVKVEGNQSPARPMTIRHLLSHTAGFWGNQGITSEKMDLIRNFERPLAEAVNGIAEYDLVYEPGTKWIYSGTGYCVLGRVAEVALDQSLEEIAQDALFRPLGLNNTTFLPSIEARKTVPTGYLRQKGKLQRQRSMAEIEDFRFILSGGSLFTTLDDLAVFGQMHLNDGVFDGKRILSRASISEMRRLQSPDRPRRTYGLGWFRDDVSESGLADLVFHGGAWGAHFRIDRRRGLVCAFLVYQNGVQVQDLKDRLIQQVYEMFPAPKGR from the coding sequence ATGTCTGCCGCAACGGATCTACAGTCGCATGGCGTGACGCAAAATCAGATCGAATCGCTGGCCGGAATTATGCGTCAGGCTGTGCAGCAGGGCCAGATTGCGGGGGGATCCTTTCTTGTCGCCCACAAAGGAGAAATCGTCTTTCGAGAGGCGTTTGGATATGCCGATATCGAATCGAAGCGACCATTCACTACGGACGAATTGCTTCCGATCGCATCTATCTCCAAGCCCTTTATGGCAAGCGTGGTAATGGCCCTGGTTGAACAGGGGAAGGTGAACCTGGACGATCCGGTGGAGAAATACCTGCCAGAGTTCAAAGGGGTAAAGGTTGAAGGCAACCAGTCGCCTGCGCGGCCGATGACGATTCGCCACCTGCTATCGCACACCGCAGGCTTTTGGGGGAACCAGGGAATCACTTCCGAAAAGATGGATCTCATCCGCAATTTCGAACGCCCGCTGGCCGAAGCGGTCAATGGCATTGCAGAGTACGATCTCGTCTATGAGCCGGGAACGAAATGGATCTATTCCGGCACTGGATATTGCGTGTTGGGTCGTGTCGCGGAAGTCGCTCTTGATCAGTCGCTCGAGGAGATTGCGCAGGATGCTTTGTTTCGCCCCCTGGGTCTGAATAACACGACCTTTTTGCCCTCTATCGAAGCGCGAAAGACGGTGCCCACGGGGTATCTGAGACAAAAAGGAAAACTACAGAGACAACGTTCCATGGCGGAGATCGAGGATTTCCGCTTCATCCTGTCGGGAGGATCGCTGTTTACCACGTTGGACGATCTGGCGGTGTTTGGTCAGATGCACCTGAACGACGGCGTGTTTGACGGAAAGCGAATCCTTTCCAGGGCATCCATAAGCGAGATGCGGCGACTACAGTCACCTGACAGACCTCGGAGGACCTACGGATTGGGATGGTTCCGGGACGACGTTTCAGAGTCCGGCCTGGCCGATCTCGTTTTTCACGGCGGCGCGTGGGGGGCGCATTTTCGAATTGATCGGAGGCGGGGGTTGGTGTGCGCATTTCTTGTTTATCAGAATGGGGTTCAGGTCCAGGACCTGAAAGATAGGCTTATACAACAAGTCTATGAGATGTTTCCGGCGCCGAAGGGTCGTTGA
- a CDS encoding rhamnulokinase, translated as MALTTNYLAYDLGASSGRAVLGRFDGARLDIEEIHRFPNQGIPIGNHYYWDALRLFDEMCTGLRLAVRSGEPLNGMGCDTWGVDYGLLDAQDNLLGNPFCYRDARTQGMMDVAFDRVSREEIFEQTGIQFMELNTLYQLLAQRLSQSPQLDIARTFLTMPDLFNFWFTGMKVCEYSNATTTQFYNPRENAWAKSMLNALDIPTDMLPDVVSPGTVLGPMRRSIADEMGIAPIDVIAPACHDTGSAVAAVPLSSPDAVYISCGTWALMGAELPAPAINKRALAHNFTNEGGVDHTIRFLKNISGLWIVQECRRVWALAGKDYSWEELMGLAMESDWLASFIDPDHTDFGTPGDMPSRIRDFCKRTGQRLPDSEGDIIRTALESLALKCRYVLGQLEDVLGKTLGDIHIVGGGIHNTLLCQFIASATGRAVLSGPAEATAMGNLLMQAMGKGQIGSLGELRDVVRASTVIKTYSPTDADAWDEAFEKFQRVM; from the coding sequence ATGGCATTGACGACCAATTATCTCGCTTATGATTTGGGTGCGTCCAGCGGCCGGGCTGTTTTGGGGCGTTTTGATGGCGCGCGTCTGGATATTGAAGAGATTCACCGGTTTCCCAATCAGGGGATACCCATTGGCAATCATTATTATTGGGATGCGCTGCGGCTGTTTGACGAGATGTGTACGGGGTTGCGTCTCGCGGTTCGGTCCGGGGAACCGCTCAATGGTATGGGCTGTGATACGTGGGGGGTCGATTATGGCTTGCTCGATGCGCAGGACAATTTGCTCGGCAATCCCTTTTGTTACCGCGATGCGCGCACACAGGGAATGATGGATGTCGCGTTTGATCGCGTTTCTCGCGAGGAGATTTTTGAGCAGACGGGTATTCAGTTTATGGAGCTCAACACGCTGTATCAGTTGCTCGCGCAGCGTCTGTCGCAATCGCCCCAACTCGATATTGCGCGTACGTTTCTCACGATGCCCGATTTGTTCAATTTCTGGTTTACGGGTATGAAGGTGTGTGAGTATTCCAATGCAACGACCACGCAGTTCTACAATCCGCGCGAGAATGCCTGGGCAAAATCAATGCTCAATGCGCTGGATATTCCCACGGATATGCTTCCGGATGTGGTGTCTCCGGGTACGGTGCTTGGTCCCATGCGCAGGAGCATTGCGGATGAGATGGGTATTGCACCGATTGATGTGATTGCACCGGCTTGTCACGATACGGGGTCGGCGGTTGCGGCTGTGCCCCTTTCTTCACCCGATGCGGTTTATATCAGTTGTGGCACGTGGGCGTTGATGGGAGCGGAATTGCCCGCACCCGCGATTAATAAGCGTGCGCTCGCGCACAATTTTACCAATGAAGGCGGTGTTGATCATACGATTCGGTTTTTGAAGAATATTTCGGGGCTGTGGATTGTGCAGGAATGCCGCCGCGTGTGGGCTTTGGCGGGGAAAGATTATTCGTGGGAAGAGTTGATGGGTCTGGCGATGGAATCGGATTGGCTCGCGTCGTTTATCGATCCGGATCACACCGATTTTGGTACGCCCGGGGATATGCCGTCTCGCATTCGGGATTTTTGCAAGCGCACTGGTCAAAGGTTGCCCGATAGTGAGGGGGATATTATTCGCACGGCGCTGGAGAGTCTGGCGCTCAAATGTCGCTATGTTCTGGGGCAACTCGAAGATGTATTGGGCAAGACGCTAGGGGATATTCACATTGTGGGTGGGGGTATCCACAATACGCTTTTGTGCCAGTTTATCGCTTCTGCAACGGGGCGCGCGGTGCTGTCAGGTCCGGCTGAGGCGACTGCAATGGGCAATCTTTTGATGCAGGCGATGGGCAAAGGGCAGATTGGTTCTCTGGGTGAACTCCGGGATGTTGTGCGCGCTTCTACTGTGATTAAGACATATAGCCCGACTGATGCGGATGCCTGGGACGAGGCGTTTGAGAAATTTCAACGGGTGATGTGA
- the dgoD gene encoding galactonate dehydratase gives MKITGIETLVCHARMRNWIFVKILTDQDGLWGWGEATLEWHTRSVIGAIEDLSTLLIGEDPRRIEHLWQMMYRQHFWHGNGIVRATAISGIDIALWDILGKIHGVPCFELWGGPVRDYIRTYCHLGGGKMEVFYETHPKDAKRFGELALQAVEDGFTAFKSMAVPPTMSIEGLTPIHYAEACVSAMRESAGPEIDIMVDCHARPSPRMGIRFARALEPYGLYFFEEPCWPETMADIAAVQNAVSTPIATGERLVSQHHFREVFELRACSVIQPDITHCGGFSEARRIAAMAENYRIAIAPHNPQGPVSTAASLAFGFATPSYIICEAVHADVPWRYDVVSESYTIEKNGRTVKPWHTPGLGIEIDESEVAKHPFEQEILQRVFYPDGSIGDW, from the coding sequence ATGAAAATCACAGGCATAGAAACCCTGGTATGTCATGCACGCATGCGAAATTGGATCTTTGTAAAAATCCTCACCGATCAAGACGGCCTGTGGGGTTGGGGCGAAGCCACATTGGAGTGGCACACGCGATCCGTCATCGGCGCAATAGAAGACCTGTCAACCCTATTGATCGGCGAAGATCCCCGGCGCATTGAACACCTGTGGCAAATGATGTATCGCCAGCACTTCTGGCACGGCAATGGCATTGTGCGCGCCACGGCAATCAGCGGCATAGACATCGCGCTGTGGGATATTCTGGGCAAAATACACGGCGTCCCGTGCTTTGAACTCTGGGGAGGACCCGTGCGCGATTACATCCGCACCTATTGCCATCTGGGCGGGGGAAAAATGGAAGTGTTCTACGAAACCCACCCAAAAGATGCAAAGCGATTTGGCGAACTGGCTCTGCAAGCAGTAGAAGACGGATTTACAGCATTCAAATCCATGGCCGTACCGCCCACCATGTCCATCGAAGGACTAACGCCCATCCATTATGCCGAAGCCTGTGTAAGCGCGATGCGCGAATCCGCAGGACCCGAAATAGACATCATGGTTGACTGCCACGCACGCCCGTCGCCGCGCATGGGCATTCGATTTGCCCGCGCGCTTGAACCCTATGGTCTCTACTTCTTTGAAGAACCCTGCTGGCCGGAAACCATGGCGGATATCGCGGCGGTCCAAAACGCCGTCAGCACACCCATCGCAACCGGCGAACGCCTCGTCTCTCAACATCACTTTCGAGAAGTGTTTGAACTGCGCGCATGCAGCGTAATCCAGCCCGATATAACCCACTGCGGCGGATTCAGCGAAGCCCGGCGCATAGCCGCAATGGCTGAAAACTATCGCATTGCAATCGCACCGCACAACCCCCAGGGACCGGTAAGCACAGCGGCTTCCCTCGCCTTTGGTTTTGCCACGCCATCCTACATCATCTGTGAGGCAGTACACGCCGATGTCCCCTGGCGTTATGATGTCGTCTCCGAAAGTTATACAATCGAAAAAAACGGTCGCACAGTGAAACCGTGGCACACCCCCGGACTCGGAATAGAAATTGACGAATCCGAAGTCGCAAAGCATCCATTTGAACAGGAAATATTACAGCGGGTATTTTATCCCGACGGCAGCATCGGCGATTGGTAA
- a CDS encoding N-6 DNA methylase — MQVNQAEYLRSVGEKHRKRYGQFFTRPEVAEFMVQWVLESEQRVLFDPSFGLGAFFDPVADDPSIVFAGSEKDSKILDFWTGESGGRKLDIEHEDYLLSWGKTHANIVCNPPYMRFQKFIGRDSVFKAFVDNLGLRLSGYTNTASAFLLKSLSELNGSGRLAYIMPLEFLNTGYGTIVKKRLIESGHLVSIINLKCEKDIFPDAITSVGIILYDACRQYSHVDFHIADSISSLENILENQPITRVALERLNPELKWLSYFQTNTFDINHQIAVPLKYYGHFSRGIATGANEFFVLKPSRAKTLGINGPEVVPCITKSSQIRQSVFGRADYDDLVRNDAPVLLFSVSKTHSKRAADYIRSGEERGYNTRFLTKNRNPWYKTERRAPAPLLLGVFSRGGYKIIRNRSEVLNLTCFHGFQPNIIGMAYLDRLFLYLASAPGRDVVSLCVRRYGDALDKFEPNDLNQALVPGQQVLDELSNGEVAKAVRCAERTGKTPGWIDTFFEQLMIPTDH; from the coding sequence ATGCAGGTTAATCAAGCCGAATACCTGCGGAGCGTTGGCGAGAAGCATCGCAAGAGATATGGGCAGTTCTTCACTCGTCCTGAAGTGGCCGAGTTTATGGTGCAGTGGGTTCTGGAATCAGAGCAGAGGGTGCTCTTTGACCCCAGCTTTGGTCTGGGTGCTTTTTTCGATCCCGTTGCCGACGATCCGAGCATCGTGTTTGCCGGAAGTGAGAAAGATTCCAAAATCCTCGATTTCTGGACAGGCGAGTCAGGGGGACGGAAATTAGATATTGAGCATGAAGACTATCTGCTCTCATGGGGGAAAACGCACGCCAATATTGTCTGCAATCCGCCTTACATGCGCTTCCAGAAGTTTATTGGCAGGGATTCTGTGTTCAAGGCGTTTGTCGATAATCTGGGCTTGAGATTGTCGGGATATACGAATACGGCATCCGCATTCCTGCTGAAGTCGCTGTCCGAACTGAATGGGTCGGGTCGGCTTGCGTATATTATGCCTCTTGAGTTTCTCAATACTGGATACGGGACCATTGTTAAGAAACGTCTTATCGAGAGCGGTCATCTTGTCTCTATTATCAATCTTAAATGCGAGAAGGACATCTTTCCCGATGCAATAACCTCAGTGGGAATAATTCTGTATGATGCCTGTCGGCAATATTCTCACGTTGATTTCCATATCGCTGATTCCATTTCTTCATTGGAAAACATCCTTGAGAACCAGCCAATTACCAGGGTCGCATTGGAGCGACTCAATCCCGAGTTGAAGTGGTTGTCATACTTCCAGACAAATACATTTGACATCAATCATCAAATAGCCGTACCGCTAAAATATTATGGTCATTTCAGCAGAGGTATTGCCACCGGAGCCAACGAATTTTTTGTTTTGAAACCGTCTCGCGCCAAAACACTGGGAATCAATGGCCCGGAGGTTGTTCCCTGCATTACGAAAAGCTCTCAAATTCGGCAATCCGTATTTGGTCGTGCAGACTACGATGATTTAGTTAGAAACGACGCGCCTGTTCTGCTATTCAGTGTCAGTAAGACACACTCGAAACGCGCGGCAGATTATATTCGAAGTGGGGAGGAGAGGGGTTATAACACGCGGTTTTTAACAAAAAATCGAAATCCCTGGTACAAGACGGAAAGGAGAGCACCCGCCCCCCTTTTGCTTGGCGTGTTTTCACGTGGCGGCTACAAGATTATTCGCAACAGAAGTGAGGTGTTGAACTTGACGTGTTTTCACGGCTTTCAGCCCAATATTATTGGTATGGCATATCTCGACCGCCTGTTTCTCTATTTGGCCTCTGCGCCGGGGCGCGATGTCGTTTCATTATGTGTTCGAAGATACGGTGACGCGCTGGATAAGTTCGAGCCTAATGATCTGAATCAGGCGCTTGTACCAGGCCAGCAGGTGCTTGATGAACTTTCGAATGGGGAGGTCGCGAAAGCCGTTCGCTGTGCAGAAAGAACCGGAAAAACGCCCGGCTGGATAGACACTTTCTTTGAGCAATTGATGATACCCACCGACCATTAG
- a CDS encoding sulfatase gives MAKHPNLVFVFPDEYRKQAMGFMNEDPVITPNIDRFASESLVLTDAVSTRPVCSPYRAMLFTGQYPHANGVLSNVNSTTVQYENYLPENARCFSDVLHDAGYNQAYLGKLHLDPPNEQYQYTEGPRGNGVIWDSYTPPGPRRHGYDFWYSYGCCDWHFNPHYWTGNDPIDKRIDPKEWSPKHETDIAINYIRNEGGKYRDPKKPFSLVISHNPPHMPFKQVPEKYVAQYGDATHEDLLTRPNVPTDERGDSARENAKHYFAMVTGVDENFGRILDCLKTEGLEKNTIVVFTSDHGEMMGSHGRIGKTVHYEESFTVPFIIRWPEKITPGTDNLLIGTPDLMPTLLNLMGVGQVPDSVQGTDYSDILLGREESTRPTSALYLNVMPGDPAGGSRGVRTHRHTYVVTRMSEGEEIILHDNVADPYQLQNIAKEHPGLVSELGEEMNNWLEKTGDPWLRE, from the coding sequence ATGGCTAAACACCCCAACCTCGTATTTGTATTCCCCGATGAATATCGCAAACAGGCCATGGGATTCATGAACGAAGACCCCGTAATAACCCCCAACATCGACAGATTTGCGTCTGAAAGCCTGGTATTAACCGACGCCGTAAGCACCAGACCCGTATGCAGTCCATATCGGGCAATGCTATTCACCGGACAATATCCCCACGCCAATGGCGTACTCAGCAACGTCAACTCCACCACAGTACAATACGAAAACTACCTCCCAGAAAACGCACGGTGCTTCTCAGACGTATTACACGACGCTGGCTACAATCAGGCTTACCTGGGCAAACTACACCTCGATCCGCCCAATGAGCAGTATCAATACACCGAAGGGCCAAGAGGAAATGGCGTCATCTGGGACTCATACACCCCGCCGGGACCGCGCAGACACGGCTATGACTTCTGGTATTCCTACGGCTGTTGCGACTGGCACTTCAACCCCCACTATTGGACCGGCAATGACCCCATTGACAAACGCATCGACCCGAAAGAATGGTCTCCCAAACACGAAACCGACATCGCAATAAACTACATCCGCAACGAAGGTGGCAAATATCGAGATCCCAAAAAACCATTCTCACTCGTCATATCCCACAACCCACCACACATGCCATTCAAACAAGTACCGGAAAAATACGTCGCCCAATACGGCGATGCCACCCATGAAGACCTCTTAACGCGCCCCAACGTCCCCACAGATGAACGCGGCGACAGCGCCCGCGAAAACGCGAAACACTACTTCGCCATGGTAACCGGCGTCGATGAAAACTTTGGACGCATCCTGGACTGTTTGAAAACAGAGGGCCTGGAGAAAAACACCATCGTAGTCTTCACCTCTGACCACGGTGAAATGATGGGCAGCCACGGCCGCATAGGCAAAACCGTACACTACGAAGAATCCTTCACCGTGCCATTTATCATCCGCTGGCCAGAAAAAATCACACCCGGCACAGATAATTTGTTAATCGGCACACCCGACTTGATGCCCACACTGCTCAACCTCATGGGCGTGGGACAGGTCCCCGACAGCGTCCAGGGAACGGATTACTCCGACATCCTGCTCGGCAGAGAAGAAAGCACACGCCCGACCTCTGCACTCTACCTCAACGTAATGCCCGGCGACCCCGCTGGCGGATCGCGCGGCGTGCGCACACACCGACACACCTATGTCGTCACGCGAATGTCCGAAGGCGAAGAAATAATCCTCCACGACAACGTAGCAGACCCCTATCAACTCCAAAACATCGCCAAAGAACATCCCGGCCTTGTATCAGAGCTTGGGGAAGAAATGAACAACTGGTTGGAAAAAACCGGCGACCCATGGTTACGCGAATAG
- a CDS encoding AccI family restriction endonuclease — MNAIYRDTIAHLIEMSPFEIEPDVQITSRPPTMASSMFLTNKEQGDWAEEIVFNAINENSQEYCAIKYGRAESLAAGDPGFADFYASYIDELNTIGKKPDLLVYKREDVPEHYNLDDDAFIRNAVAAIEVRSSSFLANRYSSFMDNRTRDAESAILQIQREILSEPYASLLAEKSPALHEMIENATINTFRELNFRRRGWYSTEPLRKLSELLKSLKEQMQILQKRDYLSITPKLEDLALVNRWIQRFGVRHCYLQVFFDKAYVIPFQDILEITSDPKNEGVVFSIERDVKNQGKTTIKINVHVGKEILGRIDMPQHRSALKELERGRLLFYVTFHGGRGYLDPAVFSQEILDAG; from the coding sequence ATGAATGCAATATATAGAGACACAATCGCCCATCTAATCGAGATGTCGCCCTTCGAGATTGAGCCCGATGTACAAATAACCAGTCGCCCGCCTACTATGGCGAGTTCTATGTTTCTTACGAACAAGGAACAGGGCGACTGGGCAGAAGAGATTGTCTTCAATGCAATCAACGAAAACTCTCAGGAATATTGTGCAATAAAGTACGGTCGTGCGGAGTCTTTGGCAGCCGGTGACCCCGGGTTTGCCGACTTTTATGCTTCTTATATCGATGAGTTGAACACGATTGGTAAGAAACCCGATCTTCTCGTCTATAAGCGGGAGGACGTTCCAGAGCATTACAACCTGGATGATGATGCGTTCATTCGGAACGCCGTAGCGGCTATTGAGGTTCGTTCGAGTAGTTTTCTTGCAAATAGATATTCGTCATTCATGGATAATAGAACACGCGATGCGGAATCTGCCATTCTACAAATTCAACGGGAGATTCTCTCAGAACCCTACGCGAGCCTGCTTGCAGAAAAGAGTCCTGCACTTCATGAAATGATAGAAAACGCAACCATCAATACGTTTCGAGAATTGAATTTCAGGCGAAGGGGCTGGTATTCGACGGAGCCTTTGCGAAAGCTGAGTGAGCTTTTGAAATCTCTAAAAGAGCAGATGCAAATCCTTCAAAAACGGGACTATCTCAGCATCACACCGAAGCTCGAAGATCTGGCACTTGTCAACCGTTGGATTCAGCGTTTCGGGGTGAGGCACTGCTATTTGCAGGTGTTTTTTGACAAGGCATACGTTATTCCGTTTCAGGATATTCTGGAAATAACCTCTGATCCGAAAAATGAAGGTGTGGTGTTCTCCATAGAGCGGGATGTCAAAAATCAAGGCAAGACAACTATCAAGATCAATGTTCATGTTGGAAAAGAAATTTTGGGCAGGATTGATATGCCGCAACACCGCTCTGCTCTGAAAGAGTTAGAGCGCGGGCGTCTTCTGTTTTATGTCACCTTCCACGGCGGGCGTGGCTACCTCGATCCGGCTGTTTTCTCTCAGGAGATATTAGATGCAGGTTAA
- a CDS encoding glycosyltransferase, whose protein sequence is MKPVVAHSANPFLPATATWIYDQIRALKRYRPIVLTQTRQNLDQFPIDPVLSAEDISPIRRTVLRLIRKMRGTYAGYENWLCKHNAALIHAHFGQEGYRCLSAKQRAGIPLITTFYGLDVSALSRQKKWQKRYKRLFAKGDLFLVEGPFMGEQLIALGCPANRIIVQHLGVDLDKIPFRTDHTPEHPIVLTYAVFREKKGLKYAIQAFAKIAKKYPDAQLRMIGDGPLRLQLQAEIRNLHLENRVKMLGLLPHLLALEELKRATTLLYPSVTASDGDTEGGAPVALIEAMAMGIPIVSSQHADIPEVVIDKTCGLLYPERDVAGLAEGLDTLLGSPEQFGRAGRAHVEKQHNLERQAEKLEVIYDRVLKKT, encoded by the coding sequence ATGAAACCTGTCGTCGCGCACAGTGCCAACCCCTTCTTACCAGCCACAGCCACCTGGATATACGACCAGATTCGCGCACTGAAGCGGTATCGCCCCATCGTCCTCACACAAACGCGCCAGAATCTGGATCAATTCCCCATAGACCCCGTCTTATCAGCCGAAGATATCTCGCCCATTCGCAGAACAGTTCTGCGCCTCATTCGCAAAATGCGCGGCACGTACGCTGGCTATGAAAACTGGCTTTGCAAACACAACGCCGCCCTCATCCACGCGCATTTTGGACAAGAAGGATACCGATGTCTCTCTGCAAAACAACGAGCGGGCATCCCCCTCATAACCACCTTTTACGGCCTGGACGTATCGGCACTGTCCCGGCAAAAAAAATGGCAAAAACGGTACAAACGACTCTTTGCCAAAGGCGACCTCTTCCTCGTCGAAGGACCCTTCATGGGCGAACAACTCATCGCACTGGGATGCCCGGCCAACCGGATAATCGTACAGCACCTGGGCGTAGATCTCGACAAAATACCCTTCAGAACAGACCACACACCCGAACACCCCATCGTATTGACCTATGCTGTATTTCGAGAAAAAAAGGGATTGAAATACGCAATCCAAGCATTTGCGAAAATAGCAAAAAAATATCCAGATGCCCAACTGCGGATGATCGGCGACGGACCTTTGCGCCTGCAACTACAAGCTGAAATACGAAATCTACACCTTGAAAACCGCGTCAAAATGCTCGGCCTGCTTCCCCATCTTCTCGCACTGGAAGAACTCAAACGCGCAACAACCCTTTTATATCCCAGCGTCACAGCATCAGATGGCGACACCGAAGGCGGTGCCCCTGTCGCGCTAATCGAAGCAATGGCAATGGGCATCCCCATCGTATCGTCCCAACACGCCGACATCCCCGAAGTCGTAATCGACAAAACCTGCGGCCTATTATATCCCGAACGAGACGTAGCGGGCCTCGCTGAAGGATTGGACACCCTCCTCGGTTCCCCCGAGCAATTTGGCCGCGCTGGCCGTGCCCACGTCGAAAAACAGCACAACCTGGAAAGACAAGCCGAAAAATTAGAGGTGATTTATGATCGGGTCCTAAAAAAAACATAA
- a CDS encoding flavin reductase family protein — MAFDSRLQRDIMGRFATGVTVVTTRYKNGDITGMTANAVMSLSLDPPLVVVSVDKSATMHSALSDGQGYAINILTREQEHLSNRFAMPGPKDFSDLTLRESKTGAPILEGTLGYLDCKIVNILPAGDHDMFVGEILAGELGEGNPLLYYGGKYRSLAEE; from the coding sequence ATGGCATTTGATTCACGGCTGCAACGAGATATAATGGGGAGGTTTGCAACAGGAGTCACCGTCGTTACCACGCGATACAAAAACGGCGACATAACCGGCATGACAGCCAATGCCGTCATGTCATTGTCGCTAGACCCACCGCTCGTTGTGGTATCAGTCGATAAATCGGCGACCATGCACAGCGCCTTATCGGACGGACAGGGTTATGCAATCAACATCCTCACCCGAGAACAGGAACATCTATCCAATCGCTTTGCCATGCCGGGACCAAAGGACTTTTCCGACCTGACATTGCGCGAAAGCAAAACAGGGGCGCCGATTCTGGAAGGGACACTGGGATATCTCGACTGCAAGATAGTGAACATCTTGCCGGCAGGCGATCACGACATGTTTGTAGGAGAAATACTGGCGGGAGAACTGGGAGAGGGGAACCCGTTGCTCTATTATGGAGGGAAGTATCGAAGTCTGGCAGAAGAATAA